The proteins below come from a single Corynebacterium cystitidis genomic window:
- a CDS encoding DNA-methyltransferase, with protein MIEPVYTTEHGKLYQGDCIEFMEGQSPEQFDVIFADPPFNLNKEYGRKVNDKLSDEEYLEWTYRWLDLCVPLLREGGALWVYNLPKWNIMSGAHLMGNEELTFRHQVAVSMKSSLPIKNKLYPAHYSLLYFIKGKRPKSFTKVRTPYERCRHCGGFIKDYGGHIKKMNPEGVNLTDVWTDLSPVRHKKTKFRKANALPEKMLDRVLTVSGFEGATVFDPFGGSGTTYAVAEQKHLNWVGIELGDVEPIIARLQGGKVDNVMPNLGSASPVRGQRGLLPEGQEDTGRLF; from the coding sequence ATGATCGAACCTGTCTACACCACTGAACACGGAAAGCTGTACCAGGGTGACTGCATCGAATTTATGGAAGGCCAGTCACCTGAGCAGTTTGACGTTATTTTCGCAGACCCACCGTTCAACCTTAATAAGGAATACGGTAGGAAGGTCAACGACAAGTTGTCGGACGAGGAGTACTTGGAATGGACTTATCGGTGGCTTGACCTGTGCGTTCCTCTTCTTAGGGAAGGGGGAGCTCTCTGGGTCTACAACCTGCCAAAGTGGAACATCATGTCGGGCGCTCACCTTATGGGCAATGAAGAGCTGACCTTCCGTCACCAGGTAGCTGTCTCGATGAAGTCATCCCTGCCAATAAAGAATAAGTTGTATCCTGCTCACTACTCCCTGCTTTATTTCATCAAAGGTAAGCGTCCAAAGTCGTTTACGAAGGTGCGGACCCCCTATGAGCGCTGTCGTCACTGCGGAGGTTTTATCAAAGACTACGGTGGGCATATCAAAAAGATGAACCCAGAGGGTGTGAACCTGACAGATGTCTGGACTGACCTTTCACCGGTGCGCCACAAGAAGACTAAGTTCCGGAAAGCAAACGCGTTGCCTGAAAAGATGTTAGACCGAGTCTTGACGGTATCTGGGTTCGAGGGGGCTACCGTCTTCGACCCATTTGGGGGTTCTGGCACAACGTACGCGGTGGCCGAGCAAAAGCACCTTAACTGGGTGGGGATCGAACTTGGTGACGTTGAGCCGATTATCGCCAGGCTCCAGGGGGGCAAGGTTGACAATGTTATGCCCAACCTGGGTAGTGCTTCACCAGTGAGGGGACAGCGCGGCTTGCTCCCCGAGGGGCAGGAAGACACCGGACGCCTTTTCTAG
- a CDS encoding PDDEXK family nuclease — MKIVDWKILQDQGGYSQSTEFLQVREMIERAIQANDNPPGTGRFLLRPRAVDQATGRDLKKQAGVTVNGVVPIKKGFIDNLRDQGWQFEKSVHPGLGKCDAVFDFRGEVRPFIVEWETGNISSSHRAANRILMAILDGHASGGVVVLPSKDMYLHLTDRIGNLNEMEPYFDLYRKVENLSSDPFLFGFVVVEQDGLSSEVPYFKGGRDGLAQKRAREAQEGN, encoded by the coding sequence ATGAAGATCGTTGATTGGAAGATTTTGCAAGACCAAGGTGGATACTCTCAATCTACCGAGTTCTTGCAGGTCAGGGAGATGATCGAGAGAGCTATCCAAGCCAATGATAACCCGCCAGGAACAGGCAGATTTCTGCTTCGCCCCCGTGCTGTGGATCAGGCGACGGGGAGGGACCTCAAGAAGCAGGCCGGAGTGACGGTTAATGGTGTCGTCCCCATTAAGAAGGGGTTCATCGACAATCTTCGTGACCAGGGGTGGCAATTTGAGAAAAGCGTTCACCCTGGCTTGGGAAAGTGTGATGCAGTATTCGACTTTAGGGGAGAAGTCCGACCTTTTATCGTGGAGTGGGAGACGGGGAATATTTCATCGTCGCACCGTGCCGCCAATCGCATATTGATGGCCATTCTCGACGGTCACGCCAGTGGCGGAGTAGTAGTTCTCCCAAGTAAAGACATGTACCTTCACCTAACCGACCGGATCGGAAACTTAAACGAGATGGAACCCTACTTTGACCTTTACAGGAAGGTAGAGAATCTCTCGTCTGACCCCTTCCTGTTCGGGTTCGTCGTTGTAGAACAAGACGGCCTCAGTTCAGAAGTCCCCTACTTCAAGGGAGGAAGGGACGGACTCGCCCAGAAGCGGGCCAGAGAAGCGCAGGAAGGGAACTAG